A window from Verrucomicrobiota bacterium encodes these proteins:
- the hrpB gene encoding ATP-dependent helicase HrpB — MTNRDLPIYQIEEDFLAALGVSKRVIVHAPTGSGKSTQVPQMLLERGLADNGQVMILQPRRLATRMLAARVASERRVRVGDEVGYQIRFEDYSGSQTRIKFVTEGILLRQMLSNPRLDGIGTVIFDEFHERHLYGDITLARALQIQESIRPDLQIIVMSATLAVEELREYLGASTKVISSEGRTFPVEVSYLRKADESPVWDQACEEFERLVASGVEGDFLVFMPGAYEINRTVQMIQASRSAKGFLVLPLHGELQPRDQDAAVARYEARKVVVSTNVAETSLTIDGVRVVIDGGLARIPKYDPQRGINTLLIEKISRASADQRTGRAGRTAPGICLRLWTEADHRSRPEQEIPEINRLDLSEVILTLKAADIEDIRTFRWLESPKPQLLDRAETLLKDLGALESATGHITPLGRRMLSFPVHPRYARMLLAAQDYHCVYPVALIAALTQGRNILLRGGGKEMRENREDILGGSAESDFFMLMRAWTFADKRGYHIDTCRKLGIHAQSARQVRPLFEHFLRIAKEEGLDTEPGPTNDEVIQKCILTGFIDHLAIRLDASSHRCQIVHGRKGNLSRDSIVTHSPLVVAAEVQEIEGRDRELNVSLEIITAVKEEWLREIFPQDFSEDMETIFDAIQRRVTSVRRKLFKDLPLSLKKTDEVDKDGAARILALEVLKKNLILHEWTDEVNQWFIRVNFLAKNCPELGIAALAKEDIAALIEQFCYGAVSYKEIKDKPLWPILRSWLNSSQLPLIDKYAPERLELPSGKRGKIEYFGDGTTPKLSTTIQNLFGLKATPSIAMGRVPLLVEILAPNQRPVQVTQDLAGFWTEHYPKLKAELSRRYPRHEWQ; from the coding sequence ATGACGAATCGGGACTTACCCATTTACCAGATTGAAGAAGACTTCCTCGCCGCGCTGGGCGTGTCGAAACGGGTGATTGTCCACGCACCGACGGGGTCAGGTAAATCGACACAGGTGCCCCAGATGCTGCTGGAACGGGGGTTGGCCGACAATGGACAGGTCATGATTCTTCAGCCTCGCCGTTTGGCCACGCGGATGTTAGCTGCGCGGGTCGCGTCCGAGCGCCGTGTGCGTGTGGGTGACGAGGTGGGTTACCAGATCCGTTTCGAGGATTATTCAGGATCCCAGACTCGGATTAAATTTGTGACGGAAGGCATTTTGTTGCGCCAAATGCTATCGAATCCCCGACTCGACGGGATCGGGACGGTTATCTTTGATGAGTTCCATGAACGTCATCTTTACGGGGATATCACGCTAGCCAGGGCTTTACAGATCCAGGAAAGTATCCGCCCGGATTTACAGATTATCGTGATGTCCGCGACGCTGGCGGTCGAAGAGCTCCGTGAATACCTCGGAGCTAGTACAAAGGTTATTTCCAGTGAAGGACGCACGTTCCCGGTGGAAGTGAGCTATTTGCGCAAGGCCGACGAGTCTCCGGTATGGGACCAGGCCTGTGAGGAGTTCGAGCGTTTGGTTGCCTCCGGGGTGGAGGGGGACTTCCTTGTTTTTATGCCGGGAGCATACGAGATTAATCGCACGGTGCAAATGATCCAGGCCAGCCGTTCAGCCAAAGGTTTTTTGGTCCTGCCTTTGCACGGAGAGCTCCAGCCGCGTGACCAAGATGCCGCCGTAGCCCGTTATGAGGCGAGGAAAGTGGTTGTATCGACTAATGTCGCCGAGACTTCCCTGACGATTGACGGGGTCCGTGTCGTTATTGATGGTGGTCTCGCCCGCATTCCGAAATATGATCCGCAACGGGGGATAAATACTTTATTGATCGAAAAAATCTCCCGTGCCTCCGCCGACCAAAGGACAGGGCGCGCCGGGCGTACAGCCCCGGGCATTTGTCTGCGTTTATGGACCGAGGCTGATCATAGGTCACGCCCCGAGCAGGAGATTCCCGAGATTAACCGGCTCGATTTGTCGGAAGTCATCCTTACTTTAAAAGCCGCTGATATCGAGGATATCCGCACTTTCCGCTGGCTGGAATCGCCCAAACCCCAGCTCCTCGACCGGGCCGAAACCTTGCTCAAGGACCTCGGGGCATTAGAGAGTGCTACCGGGCATATTACTCCGCTGGGGCGGCGCATGCTTTCATTCCCCGTGCATCCGCGTTATGCTCGTATGTTGCTTGCGGCGCAGGATTACCACTGTGTTTATCCCGTGGCCTTGATTGCGGCCTTGACCCAGGGCCGGAATATCCTGCTCCGGGGGGGAGGCAAGGAAATGAGGGAGAACCGCGAGGATATCCTGGGGGGCAGTGCGGAGTCAGACTTTTTTATGCTCATGCGCGCTTGGACCTTTGCGGATAAACGTGGATATCATATTGATACCTGTCGCAAACTCGGCATCCATGCCCAGTCCGCCCGTCAGGTGCGCCCTCTTTTCGAGCATTTCCTGCGTATTGCAAAGGAGGAAGGTCTCGACACGGAGCCGGGCCCCACCAATGACGAGGTGATCCAGAAATGTATCCTGACCGGGTTCATCGACCATCTGGCCATCCGTCTGGATGCGAGTTCGCACCGTTGCCAGATCGTTCACGGGCGTAAGGGGAATTTATCCCGCGACTCGATCGTCACCCACAGTCCCCTGGTAGTGGCCGCGGAAGTCCAGGAAATCGAGGGCCGTGACCGGGAACTCAATGTGTCCTTGGAGATCATCACGGCCGTCAAAGAGGAATGGTTACGCGAGATTTTCCCGCAGGATTTCTCCGAGGACATGGAAACAATCTTTGACGCGATCCAACGCCGGGTCACTAGTGTCCGACGCAAACTCTTTAAAGACCTGCCCCTGTCACTAAAAAAAACCGATGAAGTCGACAAGGACGGTGCCGCCCGCATTCTCGCCCTCGAGGTACTAAAGAAGAACCTGATCCTCCATGAATGGACTGATGAGGTGAATCAATGGTTTATCCGTGTGAATTTCCTCGCGAAAAATTGTCCAGAACTGGGCATTGCCGCTCTGGCCAAAGAAGATATCGCGGCATTAATCGAGCAGTTTTGTTATGGAGCGGTCTCTTATAAAGAGATCAAGGATAAACCCCTCTGGCCCATACTCCGCAGTTGGCTCAATAGCAGCCAGCTCCCGCTCATCGATAAATATGCGCCGGAAAGATTAGAGCTGCCCAGTGGGAAACGCGGGAAGA